A single Tachypleus tridentatus isolate NWPU-2018 chromosome 9, ASM421037v1, whole genome shotgun sequence DNA region contains:
- the LOC143226156 gene encoding uncharacterized protein LOC143226156 produces MCKTVMMLLTVLLLLFLNIHNVQMDEFLTVSSDMLVKYIRGNDIIHKISEGFKEYKVSVDKEFDDQASLLSIETKNDAETNYTFTPSPDILNNTDLGNFIISKAFTDSKLLDEAIDKTVKDLKKMKSYIKKPIMKILGRKSLSQCSATRTNHYRMSVDSRVSNIVGKARVFEETTNVLAKKYF; encoded by the exons ATGTGTAAAACGGTCAT GATGTTGTTgacagtgttgttgttattatttttgaatattcatAATGTTCAGATGGATGAGTTCTTGACTGTTTCCTCTGATATGCTCGTCAAGTACATTCGAGGAAAtgatattatacataaaatatcgGAAGGTTTCAAGGAATACAAGGTATCAGTTGACAAAGAATTTGATGATCAGGCCTCACTTTTATCGATAGAAACGAAGAACGATGCTGAAACAAACTACACCTTCACTCCTTCTCCTGATATCCTGAACAACACAGACTTAGGCAATTTTATTATAAGCAAAGCTTTCACAGATTCCAAGTTGCTTGATGAAGCTATTGATAAAACTGTGAAAGATCTCAAGAAAATGAAATCATATATcaaaaaaccaataatgaaaa TATTAGGTAGAAAATCTCTCTCACAATGCTCAGCCACGAGAACCAACCACTACCGAATGTCAGTAGATAGCAGGGTGTCAAATATCGTTGGAAAAGCTAGAGTATTTGaagaaacaacaaatgttttggctaaaaa GTATTTCTGA
- the LOC143226155 gene encoding salivary peroxidase/catechol oxidase-like, translating into MMLLTVLLLLFLNIHNVQMDEFLTVSSDMLNKYIRGNEIIHKISEGFKEDKVDKKFDDQASLLSIETKNDAETNYTFTPSPDILNNTDLGNFIISKAFTDSKLLDEAIDKAVKDLKKMKSYIKKPIMKKVGRKSSLSQCSAMTTYHYRMLGDSRVSKMVEKARIFEETTKVLAKKLGLKSEEVSALADVQLKSSELGSMLSEDEEKITCSCSQKYREFDGTCNRLQSPRDGSSFTCLTRLLPPKYADGISEPRKAKSGKDLPNPRLVSTTIHINRNKEASFTHFLMLWGQFMDHDSALAPFNSAPEEEVILADGGEGVDCCDSENRNDTRCLPIEIPQNDEFFSRFNERCMNFRRSASCPKCKLGPRDQLNSPTSFVDGSMVYGSDLHTVQSLRLFINGLMRFQKDSKRNTLLPRSRNAGNDLCSDPRNRLFCFEAGDRRLNEHPALTAVHTVFIREHNRIARELRRMNPCWNDERLFQEARRIVIAEIQMITYNEFLRLVVGPSYYNNFLLRTLQNGFYTAYNPNINPSMINEFTSACFRFGHSTSQGSFIEIQSSGNRTNFKLRNNFFHPFDLYNGQTELLVRGLADQLAQKSDNFIVEDLTNHLYRRRGEKFGLDLMAINIQRGRDHGIRPYVDYLRAIFNFSVTSFSDLNNLMPEQVLQKFEQIYESVEDIDFFSGSISERPLSDGIVGPTCGFIIALQYNRLRFGDRYFFDVYGEAGSFTPAQLREIREVTLSRILCENSDEVDELQQWIFQPVSEDNPSLKCSSRRSFNFIPWHDASCNNE; encoded by the exons AT GATGTTGTTGAcggtgttgttgttattatttttgaacaTTCATAATGTTCAAATGGATGAGTTCTTGACTGTTTCCTCTGATATGCTCAACAAGTACATTCGAGGAAACGagattatacataaaatatcGGAAGGTTTCAAGGAAGACAAGGTTGACAAAAAATTTGATGATCAAGCCTCACTTTTATCGATAGAAACGAAGAACGATGCTGAAACAAACTACACCTTCACTCCTTCTCCTGATATCCTGAACAACACAGACTTAGGCAATTTTATTATAAGCAAAGCTTTCACAGATTCCAAGTTGCTTGATGAAGCTATTGATAAAGCTGTGAAAGACCTCAAGAAAATGAAATCATATATcaaaaaaccaataatgaaaa AAGTAGGTAGAAAGTCTTCTCTTTCACAATGCTCAGCTATGACAACCTACCACTACCGAATGTTAGGAGATAGCAGGGTGTCAAAGATGGTTGAAAAAGCTAGAATATTTgaagaaacaacaaaagttttggctaaaaa GCTAGGGTTAAAGAGCGAAGAAGTATCTGCTTTAGCTGATGTCCAATTAAAATCAAGCGAGTTAGGAAGTATGTTGAGCGAAGATGAAGAGAAAATAACGTGTAGTTGTTCACAAAAATACCGGGAATTTGACGGAACGTGTAACCGTTTACAATCTCCTCGAGATGGTTCTTCTTTCACCTGTTTGACCAGACTTCTTCCACCAAAGTACGCTGATG GTATTTCTGAACCAAGAAAAGCAAAATCTGGAAAAGACTTACCGAATCCACGACTGGTATCAACTACAATTCACATCAATAGGAACAAAGAAGCATCTTTCACACACTTTTTGATGTTGTGGGGTCAATTTATGGACCACGACAGTGCCCTCGCTCCTTTTAACAGCGCCCCAGAAGAAGAAGTGATACTTGCAG ATGGAGGTGAAGGTGTGGACTGCTGCGATTCAGAGAATAGGAATGACACACGATGTCTTCCGATCGAAATTCCTCAAAATGATGAATTCTTTAGTCGATTTAATGAAAGATGTATGAATTTTCGAAGATCTGCTAGCTGTCCAAAATGCAAACTTG GACCCAGGGATCAATTAAATTCTCCTACCAGTTTCGTGGATGGTTCTATGGTTTATGGAAGTGATCTTCACACCGTTCAATCACTGCGACTATTCATAAACG GTTTGATGAGGTTTCAAAAAGATTCAAAAAGAAATACCCTTTTACCACGATCTCGAAACGCCGGAAACGATTTGTGTAGTGACCCAAGAAACAGGTTATTTTGCTTTGAAGCag GAGATCGTCGCTTGAACGAACATCCAGCTTTGACAGCTGTACACACTGTATTTATCAGAGAACATAACAGAATTGCAAGAGAACTCAGAAGAATGAACCCATGTTGGAATGATGAGAGGCTGTTTCAAGAAGCCAG gaGGATCGTGATTGCTGAGATCCAAATGATTACATACAATGAATTTCTACGTCTTGTCGTTGGTCCCAGCTActataataactttttattaagAACTCTCCAAAATGGTTTCTACACTGCATACAACCCTAACATCAATCCTAGTATGATTAATGAATTTACCTCAGCATGCTTTCGATTCGGCCATTCCACATCTCAAGGTTCTTTCATAGAAATTCAATCTTCTGGAAATCGTACAAATTTCAAGTTGCGAAACAATTTTTTCCACCCATTTGATCTCTACAATGGACAAACAGAACTTCTTGTGAGAGGACTTGCTGATCAGTTGGCTCAAAAATCTGATAACTTTATCGTTGAAGATTTGACTAACCACTTGTACCGCAGGAGAGGAGAAAAGTTCGGACTAGATCTTATGGCTATCAATATTCAAAGAGGCAGAGACCACGGAATTCGACCTTATGTAGATTACCTTCGagctatatttaattttagtgtCACATCTTTTTCAGATCTAAATAATCTCATGCCTGAGCAAGTACTGCAGAAGTTTGAACAAATTTACGA GTCCGTTGAAGATATTGACTTTTTCTCAGGCAGTATTTCAGAGAGACCACTTTCAGATGGCATCGTAGGACCTACCTGTGGTTTTATTATTGCCTTACAATACAACAGATTAAGATTTGGAGATAGATACTTCTTTGATGTGTATGGAGAAGCTGGCTCTTTCACACCTG CCCAGTTGAGAGAAATCCGAGAGGTAACTTTGTCCAGAATTTTGTGTGAGAACAGTGACGAAGTGGATGAACTCCAACAATGGATCTTCCAACCAGTTTCTGAGGA CAATCCATCTTTGAAATGCTCGTCTCGAAGATCCTTTAACTTCATACCATGGCATGATGCTT CGTGCAACAACGAGTAA